A DNA window from Arachis hypogaea cultivar Tifrunner chromosome 18, arahy.Tifrunner.gnm2.J5K5, whole genome shotgun sequence contains the following coding sequences:
- the LOC112772736 gene encoding aspartic proteinase Asp1 isoform X1, with product MSVKNWGIVALHTIMLFLLFSVLFPLTFSAVSQPQNHKNRNPKTSDASSAVFQVEGNVYPLGHYTVSLSIGNPPKLYDFDIDSGSDLTWVQCDAPCQGCTKPPDQLYKPKNNLVQCGEELCAGIHLSNEYQCAAPSDQCDYEVEYADQGSSLGVLVRDQITLLYTNGSVVRPRIGFGCGYHQKYFGLNSPPSTAGVLGLGRGIVSFLSQLHALGLIRDVVGHCLSVKGGGFLFFGDDLIPSSGVVWIPMFPSSLEKHYSAGPAKLLFDGKLTSIKDLELIFDSGSSYTYLNSEAYQAIVDLISNDLKRQKLERAIDDDSLPICWKGAKPFKSLSEVKSYFKPLSLSFQKANNLQFQLPPESYLIITKHGNVCLGILDGTEVGLEKLNIIGDISLQDKIVIYDNENKKIGWMSANCDKLSVDREVEEGFPRRYATDSGIFSDRCPAIYGTTEK from the exons ATGAGTGTCAAAAACTGGGGAATAGTAGCTTTGCACACGATTatgctttttctgttattttctgTCCTTTTTCCACTCACTTTCTCAGCAGTCAGTCAACCCCAAAACCACAAGAATCGAAATCCCAAAACTTCTGATGCTTCTTCAGCTGTTTTCCAGGTTGAAGGGAATGTCTACCCTCTTGG GCATTATACAGTGTCCCTAAGCATTGGCAATCCCCCCAAACTATACGATTTTGACATTGACTCTGGTAGTGATCTAACTTGGGTTCAGTGTGATGCACCATGTCAAGGTTGCACCAAG CCACCAGATCAATTATATAAGCCCAAAAACAACCTTGTGCAATGTGGTGAAGAGTTGTGTGCTGGAATTCACTTATCAAATGAGTATCAATGTGCTGCCCCGTCAGACCAATGCGACTATGAGGTTGAGTATGCTGACCAAGGGTCTTCGCTGGGTGTGTTAGTCCGAGATCAGATTACCTTGCTGTACACCAATGGCTCTGTGGTACGCCCAAGGATAGGCTTTGG GTGTGGATATCATCAGAAGTATTTTGGTCTCAACTCTCCGCCATCCACAGCAGGAGTCCTTGGCCTTGGCAGGGGCATTGTAAGCTTTTTGTCCCAACTTCATGCTCTCGGTTTGATTCGAGATGTGGTTGGTCACTGCTTAAGTGTGAAAGGAGGAGGGTTTCTATTCTTTGGAGATGATCTCATTCCCTCGTCCGGAGTTGTTTGGATACCCATGTTTCCTAGTTCCTTGGA AAAACACTACAGTGCAGGGCCTGCCAAACTTTTATTCGATGGAAAGCTTACGTCTATTAAGGATCTTGAACTTATCTTCGATAGTGGCAGCTCATACACATATTTGAATTCTGAAGCTTATCAAGCCATTGTTGATCTG ATAAGTAATGATTTAAAGAGACAGAAATTGGAAAGAGCTATTGATGATGACTCACTTCCGATTTGTTGGAAGGGTGCAAAGCCTTTTAAATCCCTAAGTGAAGTAAAGAGCTATTTCAAGCCCCTATCATTGAGCTTCCAAAAAGCAAACAATTTGCAGTTTCAGCTACCACCAGAATCTTATCTAATTATTACT AAACATGGAAATGTATGCTTGGGGATTCTAGATGGCACTGAAGTAGGTCTCGAAAAACTTAACATCATAGGAG ACATCTCGCTACAAGATAAGATCGTGATTTATGACAACGAGAATAAGAAGATCGGATGGATGTCTGCCAACTGTGACAAGCTTAG TGTGGATCGTGAAGTTGAAGAAGGTTTTCCACGCCGATATGCTACCGATTCCGGCATCTTTTCTGACCGGTGCCCCGCAATCTATGGtacaacagaaaaataa
- the LOC112772736 gene encoding aspartic proteinase Asp1 isoform X2, with amino-acid sequence MSVKNWGIVALHTIMLFLLFSVLFPLTFSAVSQPQNHKNRNPKTSDASSAVFQVEGNVYPLGHYTVSLSIGNPPKLYDFDIDSGSDLTWVQCDAPCQGCTKPPDQLYKPKNNLVQCGEELCAGIHLSNEYQCAAPSDQCDYEVEYADQGSSLGVLVRDQITLLYTNGSVVRPRIGFGCGYHQKYFGLNSPPSTAGVLGLGRGIVSFLSQLHALGLIRDVVGHCLSVKGGGFLFFGDDLIPSSGVVWIPMFPSSLEKHYSAGPAKLLFDGKLTSIKDLELIFDSGSSYTYLNSEAYQAIVDLISNDLKRQKLERAIDDDSLPICWKGAKPFKSLSEKHGNVCLGILDGTEVGLEKLNIIGDISLQDKIVIYDNENKKIGWMSANCDKLSVDREVEEGFPRRYATDSGIFSDRCPAIYGTTEK; translated from the exons ATGAGTGTCAAAAACTGGGGAATAGTAGCTTTGCACACGATTatgctttttctgttattttctgTCCTTTTTCCACTCACTTTCTCAGCAGTCAGTCAACCCCAAAACCACAAGAATCGAAATCCCAAAACTTCTGATGCTTCTTCAGCTGTTTTCCAGGTTGAAGGGAATGTCTACCCTCTTGG GCATTATACAGTGTCCCTAAGCATTGGCAATCCCCCCAAACTATACGATTTTGACATTGACTCTGGTAGTGATCTAACTTGGGTTCAGTGTGATGCACCATGTCAAGGTTGCACCAAG CCACCAGATCAATTATATAAGCCCAAAAACAACCTTGTGCAATGTGGTGAAGAGTTGTGTGCTGGAATTCACTTATCAAATGAGTATCAATGTGCTGCCCCGTCAGACCAATGCGACTATGAGGTTGAGTATGCTGACCAAGGGTCTTCGCTGGGTGTGTTAGTCCGAGATCAGATTACCTTGCTGTACACCAATGGCTCTGTGGTACGCCCAAGGATAGGCTTTGG GTGTGGATATCATCAGAAGTATTTTGGTCTCAACTCTCCGCCATCCACAGCAGGAGTCCTTGGCCTTGGCAGGGGCATTGTAAGCTTTTTGTCCCAACTTCATGCTCTCGGTTTGATTCGAGATGTGGTTGGTCACTGCTTAAGTGTGAAAGGAGGAGGGTTTCTATTCTTTGGAGATGATCTCATTCCCTCGTCCGGAGTTGTTTGGATACCCATGTTTCCTAGTTCCTTGGA AAAACACTACAGTGCAGGGCCTGCCAAACTTTTATTCGATGGAAAGCTTACGTCTATTAAGGATCTTGAACTTATCTTCGATAGTGGCAGCTCATACACATATTTGAATTCTGAAGCTTATCAAGCCATTGTTGATCTG ATAAGTAATGATTTAAAGAGACAGAAATTGGAAAGAGCTATTGATGATGACTCACTTCCGATTTGTTGGAAGGGTGCAAAGCCTTTTAAATCCCTAAGTGAA AAACATGGAAATGTATGCTTGGGGATTCTAGATGGCACTGAAGTAGGTCTCGAAAAACTTAACATCATAGGAG ACATCTCGCTACAAGATAAGATCGTGATTTATGACAACGAGAATAAGAAGATCGGATGGATGTCTGCCAACTGTGACAAGCTTAG TGTGGATCGTGAAGTTGAAGAAGGTTTTCCACGCCGATATGCTACCGATTCCGGCATCTTTTCTGACCGGTGCCCCGCAATCTATGGtacaacagaaaaataa